A region from the Silene latifolia isolate original U9 population chromosome 7, ASM4854445v1, whole genome shotgun sequence genome encodes:
- the LOC141590969 gene encoding uncharacterized protein LOC141590969 isoform X2, translating to MRLLQAHYPLFGESKTLTKLELHGCYLGGGGGVDVPIDLPCLKQLCLAAFKIDQELLDILLLKCPALETLQLSSCKGFKVLRVSGLSKLKDLRVGLIHDLHRLQIDAAMPLQCLTLTELNTNKCKVEVASNSRKNLVELKIDGCRIADDFFNNVAEFPYLKTISLIYCLKLKRINISSASLKTCRVEECPNLGHIELDTPNLFSFQYSSTGNYNIITCSSKCEIPKVSLHFKCPPAATFNQILWHSKLVALLTNFRQSKYVNLSSDSKRTLIIPQELRLSACPPLSRVRELSLKVAKTLTCHSALQYLDTLLWLSSHPWTISLSSKDLQSELLVKVHYENRMKEGESCSCGSAQPIHCQRSVFKDFEIWRERGLGGADQMRKMLEQAFKKTEVTVCG from the exons ATGCGATTGTTACAAGCTCATTATCCTCTCTTTGGAG AATCTAAAACTTTAACCAAGTTGGAGTTACATGGATGTTacttgggtggtggtggtggtgtggacGTGCCAATTGATCTTCCTTGTTTGAAACAACTCTGTTTGGCCGCTTTTAAGATAGACCAGGAGCTTTTGGACATCCTGCTTCTTAAATGTCCTGCTTTGGAAACCCTTCAACTTTCGTCTTGTAAAGGTTTTAAGGTGCTCCGAGTTTCAGGTCTTTCTAAATTAAAAGACCTTAGAGTTGGTCTAATACACGATCTACATCGACTACAGATTGATGCAGCAATGCCTCTTCAATGCTTGACCCTTACTGAGCTTAACACCAATAAGTGTAAAGTCGAGGTGGCTTCTAATTCTCGTAAGAACTTGGTGGAATTGAAAATTGATGGCTGTCGTATAGCCGATGATTTTTTTAATAATGTGGCCGAGTTTCCCTACTTGAAAACCATATCCCTCATATATTGTCTTAAGTTGAAGCGTATTAACATCTCATCCGCTTCTCTTAAAACTTGTCGTGTTGAAGAGTGCCCAAATTTGGGCCACATTGAGCTTGATACACCCAACTTGTTCTCCTTCCAATATTCTAGTACTGGTAACTATAACATCATAACATGCTCGTCGAAATGTGAAATACCTAAAGTCTCTCTTCATTTCAAATGTCCTCCTGCTGCTACCTTTAACCAAATTTTATGGCATTCCAAGCTTGTAGCGTTACTCACCAACTTCCGCCAGTCAAAATATGTCAACTTATCTTCCGATTCCAAAAGG ACCCTGATCATCCCACAAGAATTGCGACTAAGCGCTTGCCCTCCACTTAGCAGGGTCAGAGAACTATCCCTTAAAGTAGCAAAAACTTTGACATGTCATTCTGCTCTCCAGTATTTGGATACGTTGTTATGGCTTTCTTCTCACCCATGGACAATCTCTTTATCCTCTAAAGATCTGCAATCCGAACTATTAGTTAAG GTTCATTATGAAAACAGAATGAAAGAGGGGGAAAGTTGCAGCTGCGGTTCAGCCCAACCAATCCATTGCCAGAGATCTGTTTTCAAAGATTTCGAGATTTGGCGTGAAAGAGGACTTGGCGGTGCTGATCAGATGAGAAAAATGCTCGAGCAAGCATTTAAGAAGACTGAGGTCACTGTGTGTGGCTAA
- the LOC141590969 gene encoding uncharacterized protein LOC141590969 isoform X1, whose amino-acid sequence MRAYASRVVSMWLSLAKRNVQELTCWIDGNFYLPDSNYGFLNCCRILESKTLTKLELHGCYLGGGGGVDVPIDLPCLKQLCLAAFKIDQELLDILLLKCPALETLQLSSCKGFKVLRVSGLSKLKDLRVGLIHDLHRLQIDAAMPLQCLTLTELNTNKCKVEVASNSRKNLVELKIDGCRIADDFFNNVAEFPYLKTISLIYCLKLKRINISSASLKTCRVEECPNLGHIELDTPNLFSFQYSSTGNYNIITCSSKCEIPKVSLHFKCPPAATFNQILWHSKLVALLTNFRQSKYVNLSSDSKRTLIIPQELRLSACPPLSRVRELSLKVAKTLTCHSALQYLDTLLWLSSHPWTISLSSKDLQSELLVKVHYENRMKEGESCSCGSAQPIHCQRSVFKDFEIWRERGLGGADQMRKMLEQAFKKTEVTVCG is encoded by the exons ATGCGTGCTTACGCTTCTCGTGTTGTATCAATGTGGCTTTCCCTTGCGAAACGCAATGTCCAGGAACTTACTTGTTGGATTGATGGCAACTTTTATCTCCCTGATTCTAATTACGGCTTTTTAAATTGTTGTCGTATTTTAGAATCTAAAACTTTAACCAAGTTGGAGTTACATGGATGTTacttgggtggtggtggtggtgtggacGTGCCAATTGATCTTCCTTGTTTGAAACAACTCTGTTTGGCCGCTTTTAAGATAGACCAGGAGCTTTTGGACATCCTGCTTCTTAAATGTCCTGCTTTGGAAACCCTTCAACTTTCGTCTTGTAAAGGTTTTAAGGTGCTCCGAGTTTCAGGTCTTTCTAAATTAAAAGACCTTAGAGTTGGTCTAATACACGATCTACATCGACTACAGATTGATGCAGCAATGCCTCTTCAATGCTTGACCCTTACTGAGCTTAACACCAATAAGTGTAAAGTCGAGGTGGCTTCTAATTCTCGTAAGAACTTGGTGGAATTGAAAATTGATGGCTGTCGTATAGCCGATGATTTTTTTAATAATGTGGCCGAGTTTCCCTACTTGAAAACCATATCCCTCATATATTGTCTTAAGTTGAAGCGTATTAACATCTCATCCGCTTCTCTTAAAACTTGTCGTGTTGAAGAGTGCCCAAATTTGGGCCACATTGAGCTTGATACACCCAACTTGTTCTCCTTCCAATATTCTAGTACTGGTAACTATAACATCATAACATGCTCGTCGAAATGTGAAATACCTAAAGTCTCTCTTCATTTCAAATGTCCTCCTGCTGCTACCTTTAACCAAATTTTATGGCATTCCAAGCTTGTAGCGTTACTCACCAACTTCCGCCAGTCAAAATATGTCAACTTATCTTCCGATTCCAAAAGG ACCCTGATCATCCCACAAGAATTGCGACTAAGCGCTTGCCCTCCACTTAGCAGGGTCAGAGAACTATCCCTTAAAGTAGCAAAAACTTTGACATGTCATTCTGCTCTCCAGTATTTGGATACGTTGTTATGGCTTTCTTCTCACCCATGGACAATCTCTTTATCCTCTAAAGATCTGCAATCCGAACTATTAGTTAAG GTTCATTATGAAAACAGAATGAAAGAGGGGGAAAGTTGCAGCTGCGGTTCAGCCCAACCAATCCATTGCCAGAGATCTGTTTTCAAAGATTTCGAGATTTGGCGTGAAAGAGGACTTGGCGGTGCTGATCAGATGAGAAAAATGCTCGAGCAAGCATTTAAGAAGACTGAGGTCACTGTGTGTGGCTAA